The genome window GATGCGGAGCGCGTTTTGGTCGAAGATATGTTCCAGTACACGCTACAAGATTTTCGTGGAGATGACACTGCACCCTCTCGACAGGTAACGTCCGGTTCGAATGACCAATCAGAAGTCCAACTAAACTCTTACTGTGACTATTTTGTTCGTGTGTTGAAGGCGGGATTTGGGAACGATAAAAAAATAGCTGCGACTATTTTTCGATGCGAGCATGAGTCCCAGTTACCATACAGACTTGTGGCATTTGAACTAGGTGGAACCGCCAATGATACGATCAATGTTAGACAAGTACGAACAACTGCACTGCTCGATGAGCTCGAACGGTTAGACAAGGGATCGCTACAGCCTGGTGTCGCGCGACGCGGCATATACCATGAACGGGTTGTGCGTATATATGACAGCAGCAATGGAATTCCAACAATATTTGTCGTAAAACCAGACATGGCACGATATTGGACGCGCAGCGCAGGTTTAAGTGACGGTGATGAGGTGGCATTGGATCTCTTTCGCTGGCAGCAAGCGGCCGCAGAGGAGGCGCCCCTCCAATGACGACGCTTACTCCTTGGCCTTCACCACCAACTGCCCCAGATTCATCGTTCATCGCGCTAGCCTGCTCATGGATGCAGAATCCAGCACACTGGATACTCGGCTTCGTATGGGCAGCCTATGATGAGATGCTCGCACATCCACCGGCCGTCGATAGTCGTGATCTTGAACGCAGCATTACGCAGTTGCTTGAACCGCGTATTAGGGATTCCATGACAGGCTTTGAACCCTTTTACGTGCAACATGGCTCCTTCGAAAGGGAAACTATGATGGCGCCACCTGCTCAACCGCCCGCTTACGATCTCGCGTTTGTACTTCGAGCAGATGAGCGCATCATGTGGCCGCTAGAGGCTAAGGTGCTGGAAACTCCGCGCACATTGGCTGAATACGAGAGAGATGTTCGTGAGGAGTATCTGACCTGTCGATATGCACCATTCTCGAGTTCTGGCGCAATGTTGGGATACCTTATATCCGGGTCTGCGCTGGACACGCTTGCAAATATCGCGAAAAAACTGGGCTGCGCTCTTGATACTGTTGCCGAGTTTCCCTCTAGGCCACATCGGCTCTCCAGTCATCGTCGCAGCGTGCCCATCGGCAAGGCCTATCCGAGCGACTTCAGATGCCATCACCTAGTCCTAGAATATCCAGGACTGGCACGACATAAGTAGAACGTAACTGTCACCGAGTTGTTTGCACTACTCCTCCATGACTGCCGACAACGTCACAGCTGCGGCGTGGTGCGGAATCCTGGCAATCGCCTGGCAGGTCGGTTGTTCTCGTCTCTTTTCACACCATACATGGCGCCGAACGGTTCGAGCGCCTGCTCGAAGTCTGGCGTTGATGGTTAACGGGTAGACCAGGAAACTCGTGTCGGACGTGCGCCATGCCGCCGGCCGCTTACCCCTTTACTCACTTCCTGAACTATAGATGCACTGACGCCAGATCTGTAACAAGGCCGCTGCGGCCCTTATTACTTTCTACCGAGGCGAATTACGCCTTACGCACCTGCGCAATCAACCCATCTGACTACCCCAGCATCGTCACGATCTCTTCAACCGTCACATTCAACGCCGGCATAAAGCGCGGCAAATTCGGCCGAGGTGCATTCAGCAGCAACCCAGCCAGAGCCAGATTCCGCGCAGCTTCCACCGAATAAGATGTCAGACTAGAATTCCGAAGCATCGGCCGGTGAATTTTCATTATGGCACTCTCACGGTCACCTATCGCGATCCAGTTAGCGTTCGCAAGGCCGAATCAGAACGTAAGGCGGGGCGCTGCCCCCGACCACTCAATTCGGCTTCAATTCAATATCCCGAGCCACCTTCCCCAGAAGCTCATAGTCCGTGCGCGCCCGTTCAGTGGCCTGCTGCGACGTATTCCCCACGATCACCCAGCCCAGTTCCTTGAGCTTGCGCTGCATCTCGGCATCCTTAAGGCTCGCAACCGCCGCCCCCTGTATCTTTTCAACGACCGCAGGCGGTGTGTCCTTGGGCGCAGCCAGACCAAACCATCCGGTCGGAACCAACCCCGGGATGCCCAGCTCCTTCGCGGTAGGCACTTGCGGATACCCATCAAACCGATAATCGCTGGTGACGAACAACGCGGTCGTCTTGCCCGACGTGACGTACGGGATTTGCGAGGCGGCGTTGTCCATCATGGAATCCACGTGCCCGCCCAAAATATCATTGACGGCGGGCGCGGCCCCCTTGTAGCCCAGGATGCTCAGGTTCACCCCCGCCAGCTTGGCGAAGGCCGCCTGCGTCAGGTGCGCCTGGGTGCCAAGCCCCGCATTCGCCGAACTCAGGCCGCCGGGTTTCGTGCTGCTTAACGCCTTGAACGCCGCGTAATCCTGCGCCGGAAACTGCTTGCCCACGACAAATACGAACGGGACTTCCACGGCGATCGAGATCTGCGCCAGGTCCTCGACGGGGTTGTAGCGCAGCTTGTAGATGTGCGGATTGACGGCGATGGTGCCGCTTGCGCTGAGCAGC of Achromobacter seleniivolatilans contains these proteins:
- a CDS encoding Bug family tripartite tricarboxylate transporter substrate binding protein, with the protein product MTRLCSAITALLLSVGLTPAHAADAYPAKPITIIYPYAPGSASDTMTRLLAEAMSKRLGQPVIVDGKPGAGGSIATEHVVRAAPDGYTLLLSASGTIAVNPHIYKLRYNPVEDLAQISIAVEVPFVFVVGKQFPAQDYAAFKALSSTKPGGLSSANAGLGTQAHLTQAAFAKLAGVNLSILGYKGAAPAVNDILGGHVDSMMDNAASQIPYVTSGKTTALFVTSDYRFDGYPQVPTAKELGIPGLVPTGWFGLAAPKDTPPAVVEKIQGAAVASLKDAEMQRKLKELGWVIVGNTSQQATERARTDYELLGKVARDIELKPN